From the Tachysurus fulvidraco isolate hzauxx_2018 chromosome 21, HZAU_PFXX_2.0, whole genome shotgun sequence genome, the window TCACACATTTCGGTCTTTcacacacatcgtatttctcacgcagaaaaaccttttgactatttatcatatattaagccgcagcgcccaaaacgtatctgtccgcactgctgtctctatcCGGGtaggaatcaagcgtgtcttCCCCCGAAGTTCTTAGTCgagtctgacacttatcagccaatcaaaaaaaaaaaggaggctacacaacagccaatcagaaaatagcactatctgggtaagatttaacgcaacaacaaatgaaaaaaaaaaaaaaattcattagcgagggtattttcgatggtcggtttgaacaaaacctcaatacaaaacagcttgtctctggacgggacattgtcctcaatcatgaccctaaaaattcctgggcttgagccgaattattttaaatgggagcaacattaaaAAAGGTCAAACGGGgattggagatgtcactcttgcctgtttTGAGAGCcctataaatatatgataaattgtaagtttttctgtgtgagaaatacaatttgtggcaggagagcgtgacaaaagaccgaaatgagtgactgtcactctcgaTGCGTGACACCTGAGAGCCCTGCATTAGGCAGATCAAGAATTGTGATTAGGAATAACAACTGACTCTTCAACACTTCATTAACACAACTTCATTAATACTCAACAAGCATGGGCTGTACATTTGAAATTTATCTATATTGTAGTACAAATTTCTACTATATAAcagttatatttttgttttccagAAGTTATGGCAGATCCCAGGACCTTTGCAGATGTGAGGAATAACGTTCTTTCAGCTCAAAAAAGATCAGGGATCAAGGAAAAGGTTGCGTTCTACAGCTCCTGGGCCGAGAGCTATGAAGAAGTAAGCAGCACAAAATCTCTCACTTTTAGAAAAGTATGTTATAGCTGCTTTCACTACTGAACCCGATCCACCATGCAATGAATGTGTTTGAAATTGTTTTGGAAGGATTCTGCAATATTGGACTACCGTGCTCCTTTCTTAGCTGCAAAATGCATTGCTTCACACTTCACcggcgagaaagagagagccaTTATTTTGGACGTGGCATGTGGGACAGGGATGGTCTCTGGAAATGTAAGAGAAGAATTTTCATGTTTTAATATCAATTTTATGTTCCTTCTATCTGCTGTTGTTTCACATGATGTACTTGATGGACCATCTAAGACAGTGTGAATTATTGTCTTTGTGCAGTTAAAGAAAAACGGATTTTGCCACTTTGTGGGCTTGGATGGAAGCGAGAAAATGTTGAGTATGGCCAGAAAAACAGGCCTTTATCAGGAGCTTAAGCAGTGCATGCTGTGTGAGGATCCCTTTCCTGTTCAAGATGGTAACAGCTGCTTCTTATAGAATCCTATCTAATAATGAAATTGTGACAGGATAGATTGTTAATCAGACCACCCACACTACAACATGTTcccagaataaaacactttcaaaTTACGATCAGGAATCAGGAGTTCAATCCAGTAATACTGACTAATTAAACCTAGGATTTTCAGAATGTCTAGTAAACAAACATGACCTCACATCATCAGAAACATGGTGGATGAGATCGGATTTCATGTGTAATGACAAGATTATCTTTTCATAATATCCAGTCATCATCCCCCATAAAAGGGCTGAATATTGAGTCATAAATCAAATACGTAAATTTACATACCCCTCATTACAGTCTAACATCACTTATGTAATAAACATACAGTGCAGAACTATTCACCCCCttcttttacacattttgtaGTATATGTACAATCTGGAATTTAAATTAATCCCCTTTACTGAGGATTTTAAGTCATGAAGTGACTCAAAGTAGTCCATAGTGGGAGGGAAAAGCTATACAGTTTtcaaaatgatttacaaataaaaaaaattattcagtTCTGGTAAAACCCGTCACCTTGAGATTATTACACATAACGAGTTCACCTTTgtcatgtgatttaaaaaacaatgtgAATTGGGAAGGTTCCAAAAATTGATATAGActagaagtaaataaatgtagcaTATACATGgtcaattttaaatgtattcgtAATGAGCAAATCAGTAGCAATGATGCCAATGAAAAACCCACTGATATGATTATCCTCATCTGGGGGATGCAGAATAGTACGATTATAGATAATTTCCATCTCAAACTGGGTTTTATATTGTCATAAAGTGCAATTAACCGAATAACcaagaaatacattttagttGTAAGATGAAATCTCTCTATGGAGGCGAACAAACGATCAAAAACCAATTCACAGAAAGTATATGGAACAATCATGACTGAATTACAGATTGGGTAAAGTGGAGAGTTTTGCTTTGAGTTTGAAATTGTACTAGAGATTTAATTAAATAGCATTTAACCGAATAACcaagaaatacattttagttGTAAGATGAAATCTCTCTATGGAGGCGAACAAACGATCAAAAACCAATTCACAGAAAGTATATGGAACAATCATGACTGAATTACAGATTGGGTAAAGTGGAGAGTTTTGCTTTGAGTTTGAAATTGTACTAGAGATTTAATTAAATAGCATTTAAGACAACTTAAGAAGACCGTGTCATTTAATCAGATCACAATATGAACCTTTCTGGACGACTGCTGACCTTTCATATATGtcattataataatgataatagtcATGTATAGTTTcagtaaaatacaaacaaatatattaaagtCTCTTCTTAATGTATTGTGAGAGCTAACAGTGCCATTGCcttctgttattattaattcacTCGAATAACAGGAGCTCTCATGAGAAAAAGACGAGGCATCTCATGAAGTCAGCTCGAGAGACAGCCATTATTAGTGTCAGATATAGAAATAACAGAGATAATTTCTCAGGTGCAATGACAGCACTTCACGGTCATATTTAGTGTCTGTGATTCACTGCTAGCAGAGAatccaataaaaataacaaatctgaTTAGACAGTCTTTCAGGTGTACTTTACTCGGACTATATGGACTTACAGTACTTGTTTGTAGCCACCCAGCACTGTACAGGACTAGTGGATGTTTCACTAAGATGTTTCACTCTTTGTATTATTGTAGAGTCGTATGATGTTGTAGTAATTGTGGGAGCTCTGAGTATTGGAAATGTGCCAGTGGAAATCATCAAGGAGCTTTGGCAAGCCACCAAGCCGGGTAGGAACATCTTGATCACCTCCAAGTCTGTTATGCTATGTTCTCATTTTGAGATGTAATGTTTAAGAGATGGAGAAATATGGGCTGTATTGTGTTTTTGCTACAGGTGGCTATGTGTGCATGACTACAAGAGGGAATGCTGATAATCACGAGTACAAAGCTGAGCTGGAACATGCGATTCTTGCgatggaggaagaaaagaaatggaGACGTGTCACTGTCGATGTAGTGGACCAGTGGGAGAAGGCGGTGTCTGACCATGAGTGTGGATACATAACTGGAGTTGTTTATCTATatcaaaaagtgttttaaattcAGAATTGATTGTGCTAAAACAGTGCTAGGAGCTGAAAGAAAAGCATATTATATGTGTGGATGGTCTTTAAACAATAGCCTACTAGTGATTTTATGTATACAAATTTGGCAGGTGAATGGGACAAAACCAATGACTAATGTAAACAATTAGAGGAACtctttttttatcaattttattttgaaaaatgtttccGCAGTAAAGTCTTGCTGTTAATTAATGTATCCCCACTAACCAAGCACTACATTGATTATCAAAATAATGATTTGGCATTGAACTTAATAATAAGTAATGTTAATTCTTTATTCTTAATGGTTGATTAGGTTTCGGTAACAGCAGCTCAGAGAGTTGTTCCAGCTAcaattttaaatctaaattttatGGAAAATTTTCTAAAGTGTTGTTAACCTTGAATATGTGGTTGTCTAGGGTTTAAGGTATTGGTCTACCTattggaagattgtgagttcaaagctcaggtccactaagctaccagcccttaaccctcaatttctcagttatattaaatgagataaaaatgtacgATTCTCTGGGTAAGGGTGTCTCCCAAATTCAGTAATTGTATAGGaactttttatttacagagaCTGAAACAAGAAgagcaggggggcacggtggcttagtgggtagcacgttcgcctcacacctccagggtcggggttcgattcccgcctccgccttgtgtgttctccccgtgcctcgggggtttcctccgggtactccggtttcctcccccggtccaaagacatgcatggtaggttgattggcatctctggaaaattgtccgtagtgtgtgagtgtgtgagtgaatgagagtgtgtgtgtgcgccctgcgatgggttggcactccatccagggtgtatcctgccttgatgcccgatgacgcctgagataggcacaggctccccgtgacccgaggtagttcggataaagcggtagaaaatgaatgaatgaatgaatgaaacaagaAGAGAATAAACAAGCACCTGAATGGAATGGGATAGAAATAGACAAATCTCATGTTGCAAGTGTGTGAGGACTGTTGAATGTGATGAACGGCAGTGTAGTTTTGCTGGGATTAAGTTTCAGCTGATGAGATGCAATCCCATGATGCCAGGcatgctgagatccgagcaGAGTGTctgagagaggaaaggaaaggattAGCAAAATCAATGAGAACTGATTCAAGATGTTATTCATTCTAACAACATCTATTTATTAGTCTTCATATTAATCTGATCATAGAAGATAGATTTCGTTTTATCATCTATCACTAGATGGCAGCCTTACTACACAATTTGCTGTTTCTTCAATCCCATATTATACCTGTACTATGTATTTCTATTTAGATATAAAGAAGGAATAGATTATGTGAAGATACGTTTGATACTATAAGAAAGCTTTTCTCGCTTCATTCGCCTGGCTTGCGCCTTTGGGGTACATATAAACTGTCACACATATTCTGAagttatatatttctataaaactgctttgtgacaatgtttaCTCATAAAAgcagtatacaaataaaatcaaattgatTTGAACTGAAGCTTATTTGTCTATATCTTGGCGAGATTATATATTTCGAAGCCAAAGCCGTCCTCTATACCCCATTGCATTGTCCTCATTTTCActtgaaaatgtttaaaaaatgttttccttacaaaagaaaagtagcccagattttaaaatttaataaattcatatttatcatatttcatattttatacgcACACATTCCAGCACACTAGAACAGTGTAGTTACACAGGGCAGCATGAATGCAGTGAAATAATTTAATACCACAGAGCTGTGATACTGAAataccaaataaaaataatgagatTGACGTTTATTTGCACATGGCAAACAATGAATATCTTTATACATTATTGTGACTCATAGCAAATGAACTGTGCCTTTTggaacacacactattacagaACACCATGGTGTATTCAGGGAAactatttgtatgtattttgaATGTTGTGAGACCTCATAAAATGTAAACGACTTCCGGAAGCTGACTCTCTGTTAAACCAGTTTGGCCTGGAACGCTTTCACTCTAGAGGCCCACGATGAAAGGGCAAAGCAAAAGGGCGGAAACAAAAGGGGGATTCTGTTTTCGACCAAATGTTAACCTCAGACACACCTGGCATAGATGGTTTTATTTGGAATTATGCTATGAAAACACCAGCAATTTGTGCTTCTTGatgttaaaacaaaataatttttttctaagtCTAAAATATCTCTGAATGTGCGTGTAATAAAACTAAATTGAATGAATCTATTACATACTTTTTCCTGATTGAATACATCTAACACAATTCTAATCAAATATGTACACATTGCTCTTTCAAGAAACATATCAAAGTCATTGTACAGATCACTGGAGGATGTTATCACAAATGTGTGGTGTCATCTTTTCCATTACATGTAAATCCTATTAAGGCCTTATAACTATTCTTTCAAACAACCTGATAAAATTGAACCTTTCTGCTTCACATCATGTTTGTCCTAATGATTATTTCTGATTAACCCTGGATAATCCCAGataatgtacagtagataaatACCATCTTCTTCATTATTTTTCCAACAAGaattttttccatttataaCCATTCTGCAAAGTTTTGACAGTGTATAATAAAGCCCTCTTTTTTAAAGACCTGTTACTTGACATTTAATATTTGCAttacaaaaataacacattttaactAAAAAGTCTCTCTAGTTTTCAGTTCAACTTCAGAAGCTAAGCAGAATTCAATGTGTATATGTAATTGCTTTAGTATAGATCTTGTTTACAAATGTAGAAGATAATTAATCACGTATTAACTACAGGAAACCTCCATACACCCTGAGGCTGGTGAAACGTCATCTATGCTGCAAGTCAATACACAATGCATTAAATATTCAATTTTGTGATAATTTCTTCATTTAATCCCAGTTTCAATCCAAATAGGTATATGGTGCATAGAAAAATGGTGTTGCAGGGTCTTTCCAGCTCAGATGTAGGTTTTCCCAGGACCTGTGGAAACAGCTTCACTATCAGAAGATCCCAGGCTGTGCTCAGAACATATATGTTGGAGCTGGGACTTTGTAGATGGCCTATCACTTCGCTCAGACTCTATCATGGGCTTTTTTGATTTTGGAGACAATGTCTTTTTCATGGATCCTTCAGCGGTTGTTTTGTGCTGCTGACGATTGCACGGAGCTCCATCACTGCTCTCAGACCTTGCCTGAATCTCTCTATTCTGGATTGGACTGTTGACCTGGACCCGCTGTATGCTAGATTCAACTCCAGATGAACAAACAACCTTGTAGTTGCTTGAAGGACCGTTGTCGTCTGCCTTCTGGGAACAGGAAGTGCTACAGAACATACCACCACCCAATAACAGAAGAGCGGAAGCACCCCAGCCAATGTAAATAGATGAGCCAATCTCTCTGCGCTGGGCGTCAATTACTTGCGGGTTGTAAAAGATCTGGACCACAACAACAGTAGCCCATATCACAGGAATCAGACAGAGCAGGGCACTAATGATCATTGCCACACCAGCAGCAGTGGCAACTCTACCTTTTGCAGCTCCACTACTGTAGTCCATAAAGTGAGTGCATTTTCCCCCAATGAAGGCTAGTATGAGACCAAGGGAGCCAGTAAGAAGCGATCCTACTGTGAGGACCTGAGCTGCCTTTAGATCAGAGCTGAGCGCCAGCATCGAGTCATAAGGATCACATTGCATCTGACCGGTACTCTGTACAACACAAGACATCCAGATGCCTTCCCATATGATCTCAGAGGTAACAATAGTTGCACCCACGAAGCTAGTCACACGCCACATTGGTATGATGCAAGAGAGTAGGATGCCCACCCAACCAAGCAGGGCGAGACCACTGCCCAACAAATGTATTCCCTGTGATGCCATTTAACTCTGGCCGTCTGGCAGAAAGTGCAGTTAACTAAAACTTTGATTTAAAATCCTCTTTTCTATAGATTCTTTGTACTCACTCAGAAACACTCTCACCAAAACTTTGCCTgcatgctttctctctctctctctctctctctctctctctctctctctctctctctctctctctctctctctctctctctctctctctctctttctctctctttctccctctctctttctctctcagataCCGTTCCTATTGCCAGCAAAGTATCCACATAAGAACTAGCTCATACACTTACACCAAACTAAAGTAGATGAGAATAAGAGAGGAGGTGTGTGCTCCTGAACAGTCCATCCCTATATAATTCTAAACCTACATGCTCCTAGCCAGACCAGATTCTCTGTTCATTCCAGGACAACAGTATTAATTTGAGCCACCTGTAAACACAaatccagctttttttttctttgtccagAACCTGCTTTGGTCATATTTCAGGACATTTCCAACCCATACAAGTGAAAAAAGCAGTTAACAATCCTGGATAATTACATTTCTCTGTGTCTTGAACGCACACCTCTTATTGTTTTTATGAGCAAAATCCTTTTTATCGATAGTAAGTGTACATCTACATACAACATAATGCTTATCTACAGACAAACATGTAGAATCATTGCTGccacattaaaaataattggTTCATCCTTTGCCCTGCCAATGGTACAGAGTACGGAGAAAGATTTGCGAGAAGATTCAGCATattgacattaatattaaatataaaatataaaattgctCAATTATGGTaagtgatttttaaaattttatccaATAACCAATGACTGATCACCGTTTTATCGaataaccaatcactgatcaccattctATCAAATGACTAATCTTAATCACCCCTCTGTCTAGTGGCCAATCACTGAAAACTATTCTATCCATTGTCCAGTCACTGACAACCATTTTAtgcaatgaccaatcactgatcaccattgatTTTAATGATGAACCACTGATCAGCATTTTTTGCCCAATCTGCTTTACAGAACTTCTTTGTTCTTTGGTTTTTCTTTACACTTTATTCTATATATGTTTTACACTCAGACCAAATGAAGTCAAGAAGTTATCAAACTTGATCTATGCTACAGGTTATGATCTACTGAATTTTTAGTGTAACCCTCAATGGACTTTTGAGAGTCAACAACATACAGTCTAGCAACTCCTGTTGCTTTTATGCTTTAGACATACCTTTGTTCAAATGTGTTCAATGCAGCAGGTGTGTCTGTAACCAGGGTTGTCGGGTTACAGAAACATTTGCACCCCATGTACATTccaaaaaccacacaaaagGGCTGGAACTAGCATAAAAAATGTagatacactatacacttaaaCACTATTTTCAGAAACTGGAAAGATTTAGTTCTGAATTTctgtaattaaacaaaatatgaGGTTCCATATCATGTATCAATGGGCTTATGTATGTGAAACAGCAACATTTTATAAACCCATtagttaattaaaatgttaaagtgACTGAATATATGAAGATGAATATCTCTGCAATGGCTGATATAAATGGTGGGGCAGAATGAGCCACCCCTGCTTcttcatgtactgtatttcGAATTGATATGAGCTTGATATTTCAaggaatatgcaaattagcctGTTAAATGATCTGGTGAGTTTTTGAGCATGTTAGGTACTTTGCCttaaaaattctatttaatttgATCTATAGCTTttcaacattttgaaaaatcacAATTGTCTCAAAACAACTTTAAAGTAATATAAAACTGTACTTATATTTATCAATAACGAGCCAGACACAACAAGAGTTGTTTAAAACAattgtttgtttcttaaatTTAGGTTATTAGAATTTATGAATAGTATGATAGTATTATGAATACTTGCTTAGATTCCTAATTGTTGAtagtttaataataacaaatatgaCCACAAGCTTTCTTTAATCACTAAGAgttggaaacaaacaaaacactccTATTGGCTAGAAAGTGTCTCAGGTTTCCTGTCACCTGCATAAAGAGGGAATGAACTCTTTGCCAACTCttgaaaaaattatttgtacatGGCAGCTTTCGAGCTTCATCAATCTTTTGTGTggtgtaaatattttacaagtGACAGGAGAAATGTTATCTTCTCATTTGTGATCAACTGACATGCAAAGTAAAAAGCCATACTTACTCttaacactaaaataaataaaattctaataaaagaAAACCACCAACATCATAtggaaacaattttttttttattatttgtcatcAGGAATGTACAACTCTCTAAAGATACTAATAATGTTAGTAATTCCCAGTGACAAAAAGCAGCCTTGATACTTCCAAAGTTAGTTGTAATATGTTATTCTGACAAATAAAGAAGTCTGATTCCTACTGTACAACAGACGCAAATCATAAACATTATCACCGCTAAGTGGGTTTgggtttgacaaaaaaaaaattcagtgtgAAACACATAGAAGTTTATAGCCTTAAAGTCAGTCTGACCTTCGGAGACTAACCATACTAATTCAGTAATTTTTGAAATTTGCCATATAAATGAGCatgtacatataatacataAAGGTTAAGCATATAACCTTATTGCTTATGAAATTCTACAAAATAGATTATATAGAAGTGATCACAATTTAAGATTTGTTGTGTTTGATAAGATTTGTTATCTATGTTAGTCAGCAAAAAGCCCATAATGTTACTTGATGACATTTACTGTAATCACAAGCTTATCGCTACATTTCTACTGATGCATTTACTACTGATAACAGCACTGAtaaccactaacacacactgtatagtGCTAAGAAGTTTCTTGATTCAGTTACCCCATCATTTTAACAGTCCTCTAAAGTGACCCGAAAACCAAATGTGTGTTCTTCTTATACATAGACCTTGTTGCTGCTCATTGTAGACTTTGCTGGAGAGTATTTCACATGATAAGGAGTGTCATCCTTTGGTGGACATGAGGTACAGAGGACGGCTCCTCCTGCAATGAGCAGTGCAGCACTTCCAAAACCGATATAAAGACAAGGTCCCAGTTCCTTCTTTAGGCCATCTGTAATGGTAGGGTTGTAAAATTCCCTGACAACAGCATTTATGGTCCAGCACACTGGAATGAGAACGAGAATCCctgtgatgatgaagatgatccCACTAGCGATGGCAATCCTAGCCTTAGCACTCTCATCCTGTACAAAACTGGTGCATTTGCCTCCGATGATGGTTACGATAATTCCAAGGATTCCAACAACAAGGGCGACGATGATCAAGGCACGAGCTGCCTGCAGATGTACAGGAAGAATAAGCATGGAGTCATAGACCTTGCACTGCATCTGGCCTGTGGTTTGAACCACGCAATCCATCCataagccttcccagaagaccTGGAACGTCACGATATTGGCTCCGATGAAAGCCGACATCTTCCAGGCTGGTAAACCACAGATGACGATGGTGCCCACAAAGCCAATCAGTGCCAGAACGAGACCCAGGATTTGACATTTCTGGGATACCATTTTGCCGTATATCCTTTAAGAGGAGGAATAACTTTGTCTGTCCCTCTGTGAGCGTATGCCAAATCTAAGTCGGTACTTAGCTGACGGTTTATTTTAGTGAACAGGGGGAGTGTTTGCTTGACATGGACTTTTGCTATGACTGCGTGAAACCAGTTTTGTGCTTTTCCCGTCAGACTTGATTCCTGAAATGCCATACAAGAAAGTAGGATTTCAGTGATGCAAAGCTATGTTCACAGAGTCAATTTTCACGACATGACTAAAGGATGCAGGTCTGAGGATAGCTGAACTGAATATTAGCTGCGATCACTAAAACTTATCCTTGTTCAGATGAGATGCCTACCACCATTGTGTTAATGAAAGGCACAGAAATGAACAGTTTAATGGACAAAACAATTCTTGACTGTGTCTTGCTCTTTTTATGCAGATTGttttaataggaaaaaaaatgtctttcctCCACAAATGTTATGCCTAGATACCTACCTA encodes:
- the LOC113651832 gene encoding methyltransferase-like protein 27 — protein: MADPRTFADVRNNVLSAQKRSGIKEKVAFYSSWAESYEEDSAILDYRAPFLAAKCIASHFTGEKERAIILDVACGTGMVSGNLKKNGFCHFVGLDGSEKMLSMARKTGLYQELKQCMLCEDPFPVQDESYDVVVIVGALSIGNVPVEIIKELWQATKPGGYVCMTTRGNADNHEYKAELEHAILAMEEEKKWRRVTVDVVDQWEKAVSDHECGYITGVVYLYQKVF